GCAACACGGCGAACGGCGTCTGATACTTCGACGCCAGATGAGCTCTTGGTGATGTAACCGCGGGCACCAGCGCGAATAACGCGCACAACATCGTCGGCTGCATCGGACACGCTCAGGGCGAGGAACAGCGTGTTGGGCGCCACGCTGCGCTGGATGACTTCTGCCCCGCCACCGCCGTTGCCACCGGGAAGGTGGACATCGAGCAGCACAACGCGAGGCTGCAGCTGGTTCACCGCGCTGATGGCTTCATCAACCGTTGTCGCCTCACCAAGTACGTTGAGATCGGGGGCAAGCTCGGCGCGCAGACCTGAGCGGAAGATAGAGTGATCGTCAACAATCACGACCGTGAGTTGTCCGCGGTCCTGCTGAGGTGCATCGTGCGGTTGGTCGGTCATGAGAGGTCACTTTCGGCTGGGGTTTCGCGTGGTGTTTCGAGTGGGAGGGTGAGCAACACCTCGGTGCCTACTCCCCCTCGCCCTGGTCCGATGCGGGCGTTGCCACCTGCTCGCGCCATCCGGCCGATGATTGATTCCCTGACACCGTGCCGGTCATCTCCTACTGTCTCAAGCGTAAACCCAGGCCCCCTGTCAATCACGCTCACTTCGACAGCGTTTGGTCGAGTCTCAACGTAAACGGAGACAGAACCGCCGGCATGGCGCGCCGCGTTGAGCATCGACTCACGCGCTGCAGCAATCACGCTG
The sequence above is drawn from the Lysinibacter cavernae genome and encodes:
- a CDS encoding LuxR C-terminal-related transcriptional regulator, with the protein product MTDQPHDAPQQDRGQLTVVIVDDHSIFRSGLRAELAPDLNVLGEATTVDEAISAVNQLQPRVVLLDVHLPGGNGGGGAEVIQRSVAPNTLFLALSVSDAADDVVRVIRAGARGYITKSSSGVEVSDAVRRVADGDAVFSPRLAGFVLDAFGAVSGETAQTNDELDRLSAREQEVMRLIARGYSYKEAAAELFISVKTVETHVSAVLRKLQFSSRHELTAWALERKLL